The Coffea arabica cultivar ET-39 chromosome 1e, Coffea Arabica ET-39 HiFi, whole genome shotgun sequence genome has a window encoding:
- the LOC140021114 gene encoding uncharacterized protein, translating into MGSLVGHVIPGFGFFLIGLWHLVNHIRLHFLHPKSYTSLPWFPTSKFRYFELLLIMGGCIASISMELFISPARHQPLDPDGTIPSNHLHNFEHSNISLTIFIYALFSIILDKIQPPAQYGLTQMLGAIAFGQEYLLFHLHSTDHTGVEGQYHWLLQIVILVSFFTTLLCIGYPQNFLNNFIRSLSILFQGVWLMVMGIMLWTPEYIPKGCFMNLEDGHYVVRCHDLEALARAKSLVNIQFSWYLVGVTVFGMCLYLGLYKVFPGKAEYQSLTKLEDDDDFRFRKETKTLF; encoded by the coding sequence ATGGGCAGTTTGGTAGGACATGTGATACCTGGATTTGGTTTCTTTCTGATTGGACTCTGGCATTTAGTTAACCATATCAGGCTTCACTTTCTCCATCCAAAATCCTACACATCTTTGCCATGGTTTCCCACTTCAAAATTCAGGTACTTCGAACTTCTCTTGATCATGGGAGGCTGCATTGCCTCAATATCCATGGAACTCTTCATTAGTCCGGCCAGGCACCAACCATTGGACCCTGATGGCACCATCCCATCAAACCATCTTCACAACTTTGAGCACTCGAACATATCCTTGACTATCTTCATTTATGCACTTTTCTCCATCATCCTAGACAAAATCCAGCCCCCAGCTCAATATGGCCTGACCCAAATGCTCGGAGCCATTGCCTTCGGCCAGGAATatctcctcttccatctccACTCTACTGATCACACGGGTGTGGAAGGCCAATACCACTGGCTTCTACAAATTGTCATACTTGTGTCATTTTTCACTACCCTATTATGCATAGGTTACCCCCAGAActtcttgaataattttatAAGGTCTCTTAGCATCTTGTTCCAAGGAGTTTGGCTGATGGTCATGGGAATCATGCTTTGGACACCAGAGTACATTCCCAAAGGCTGTTTTATGAACTTGGAAGATGGTCATTATGTTGTTAGATGCCATGATCTTGAAGCCCTTGCCAGAGCTAAATCATTGGTGAACATTCAATTTAGCTGGTATCTAGTTGGAGTTACAGTTTTTGGTATGTGTCTTTACTTGGGACTCTACAAAGTGTTCCCTGGAAAAGCTGAGTATCAATCTTTAACAAAATTggaggatgatgatgattttaggttcagaaaagaaacaaagacGCTTTTCTAG
- the LOC140008212 gene encoding uncharacterized protein isoform X2, with amino-acid sequence MVGLIFGPANDTQKRLEKETGAKVRVYGTRAVTGEKVEVTTPDGNETCGSYDELHVHVSADTYEKIDAAVALIELLVTPVSGNPASITVTSTATSGDNVNSGAPSQGTPGTNVPAGVASGVAQPSVGSGPAPSPNHFQQYSGPWFPVGAPQTHAFPSSGFAAAPVHLSPSQFNPSSMLPIFGPRPVVTVGFTPVPQNPSLITSGPQQPQVLQRPYISHPPPLSASQPAPIQSNVTSPQLSTNQSAPTGPTQFGSSISISYQPPYAGSSIVPVNTPTSIGAGNMMSMTPATTGLQGHPSMASHPLAVSRAAPPNIFPITQQSALQSAGAAVNHPANVPYFNSSSHFQQGLSLSPLPSAAKVPGPMQSVMPRAVIPNSSPNVVPGSTPLLSPVTSSSTLLHPASGIPNSGPAGAVSFNAINPANMTAPRPQQPSSNDFTFQPHRPHNPALEVAHRPNTQPILLHPNQSAQPYQESQISPVQPGMHMLRLPPANPGFSRPNVGNQMMQPRAQTSVNFPSSPTALLGPPRHAPFPGSNAAPLLQPRNFNLDPPFVNADGIPRAGGPMQIQQNYPPSATRPPSFVAPNQHINSNISFQPAAGLSSRASGVQQVYDPFSPTSVSLNTHLSSNRAKIQKQESDPEYEDLMASVGVK; translated from the exons ATGGTTGGTTTAATTTTTGGGCCAGCAAATGACACTCAAAAGCGACTGGAAAAG GAAACTGGAGCTAAAGTACGAGTTTATGGAACAAGAGCAGTTACTGGAGAAAAG GTTGAAGTTACTACTCCTGATGGTAATGAAACATGTGGTAGTTATGATGAGTTGCACGTTCATGTATCAGCTGACACATATGAAAAGATTGATGCTGCGGTGGCTCTTATTGAACTGCTAGTCACCCCAGTTTCG GGGAATCCTGCTTCCATTACTGTAACATCAACTGCAACATCTGGTGACAATGTGAATAGTGGTGCTCCGAGTCAAGGCACACCTGGTACTAATGTGCCTGCTGGTGTGGCAAGTGGAGTGGCTCAGCCAAGTGTAGGATCTGGACCAGCACCTTCACCTAATCACTTTCAGCAGTACTCAGGGCCTTGGTTTCCTGTGGGTGCACCTCAGACACATGCCTTTCCATCATCAGGTTTTGCTGCGGCTCCTGTCCATTTGTCTCCATCACAGTTCAATCCCTCAAGTATGCTGCCAATATTTGGTCCTCGGCCAGTTGTCACAGTGGGATTTACTCCGGTTCCCCAGAATCCTTCACTTATTACCTCCGGGCCACAGCAACCACAAGTTCTGCAGAGGCCATACATTTCACATCCGCCACCTTTGTCAGCTTCACAACCTGCACCTATTCAATCAAATGTCACATCACCACAATTATCTACTAACCAGTCAGCACCAACTGGGCCCACCCAGTTTGGGAGTTCAATATCTATTTCTTACCAGCCACCTTATGCTGGATCATCTATAGTACCAGTGAACACTCCAACATCCATTGGAGCTGGAAATATGATGTCAATGACCCCTGCAACAACTGGTCTGCAGGGCCACCCCTCCATGGCTTCTCATCCTTTGGCTGTGTCCAGAGCTGCACCGCCAAATATCTTTCCAATTACCCAGCAATCTGCTTTGCAGTCAGCTGGTGCTGCAGTTAATCATCCCGCAAATGTCCCATACTTCAACTCTAGTTCCCACTTCCAACAGGGGCTTTCACTTTCTCCACTACCTTCAGCAGCAAAAGTACCTGGTCCCATGCAGTCTGTTATGCCACGAGCTGTGATACCTAATTCATCTCCCAATGTGGTACCAGGATCCACCCCTCTTCTTTCACCAGTGACATCTTCATCAACACTACTACATCCAGCTTCAGGAATTCCTAATTCTGGTCCTGCTGGTGCTGTCAGTTTTAATGCCATTAACCCTGCAAATATGACTGCTCCCAGACCACAGCAACCCAGCTCAAATGATTTTACTTTTCAGCCTCACCGGCCACACAATCCAGCCCTTGAAGTTGCTCATAGACCAAATACTCAACCTATACTTTTACATCCAAATCAATCAGCACAGCCATATCAGGAATCTCAGATTTCACCTGTTCAGCCAGGAATGCACATGTTGAGACTACCACCTGCAAATCCAGGGTTTTCTAGGCCTAATGTTGGCAATCAAATGATGCAGCCTAGAGCTCAAACGTCTGTTAACTTTCCCAGTAGTCCAACAGCGCTTCTGGGTCCACCTAGGCATGCACCATTTCCAGGTTCGAATGCTGCTCCTCTACTGCAACCAAGAAACTTCAATTTAGATCCCCCATTCGTCAATGCAGATGGAATTCCTCGAGCAGGGGGCCCAATGCAAATTCAGCAAAACTACCCTCCATCGGCAACTAGGCCGCCAAGTTTTGTTGCTCCAAATCAACATATTAACAGTAATATTTCCTTTCAACCTGCTGCTGGGCTATCTTCTAGAGCTTCTGGAGTACAGCAAGTGTATGATCCCTTCTCGCCAACATCTGTTTCTCTTAATACTCATTTAAGCAGTAACAGAGCAAAGATTCAGAAACAGGAGAGTGATCCAGAGTACGAAGACCTGATGGCCTCAGTCGGTGTAAAGTAA
- the LOC140008212 gene encoding uncharacterized protein isoform X1: MVGLIFGPANDTQKRLEKETGAKVRVYGTRAVTGEKVEVTTPDGNETCGSYDELHVHVSADTYEKIDAAVALIELLVTPVSTFQGNPASITVTSTATSGDNVNSGAPSQGTPGTNVPAGVASGVAQPSVGSGPAPSPNHFQQYSGPWFPVGAPQTHAFPSSGFAAAPVHLSPSQFNPSSMLPIFGPRPVVTVGFTPVPQNPSLITSGPQQPQVLQRPYISHPPPLSASQPAPIQSNVTSPQLSTNQSAPTGPTQFGSSISISYQPPYAGSSIVPVNTPTSIGAGNMMSMTPATTGLQGHPSMASHPLAVSRAAPPNIFPITQQSALQSAGAAVNHPANVPYFNSSSHFQQGLSLSPLPSAAKVPGPMQSVMPRAVIPNSSPNVVPGSTPLLSPVTSSSTLLHPASGIPNSGPAGAVSFNAINPANMTAPRPQQPSSNDFTFQPHRPHNPALEVAHRPNTQPILLHPNQSAQPYQESQISPVQPGMHMLRLPPANPGFSRPNVGNQMMQPRAQTSVNFPSSPTALLGPPRHAPFPGSNAAPLLQPRNFNLDPPFVNADGIPRAGGPMQIQQNYPPSATRPPSFVAPNQHINSNISFQPAAGLSSRASGVQQVYDPFSPTSVSLNTHLSSNRAKIQKQESDPEYEDLMASVGVK; encoded by the exons ATGGTTGGTTTAATTTTTGGGCCAGCAAATGACACTCAAAAGCGACTGGAAAAG GAAACTGGAGCTAAAGTACGAGTTTATGGAACAAGAGCAGTTACTGGAGAAAAG GTTGAAGTTACTACTCCTGATGGTAATGAAACATGTGGTAGTTATGATGAGTTGCACGTTCATGTATCAGCTGACACATATGAAAAGATTGATGCTGCGGTGGCTCTTATTGAACTGCTAGTCACCCCAGTTTCG ACTTTTCAGGGGAATCCTGCTTCCATTACTGTAACATCAACTGCAACATCTGGTGACAATGTGAATAGTGGTGCTCCGAGTCAAGGCACACCTGGTACTAATGTGCCTGCTGGTGTGGCAAGTGGAGTGGCTCAGCCAAGTGTAGGATCTGGACCAGCACCTTCACCTAATCACTTTCAGCAGTACTCAGGGCCTTGGTTTCCTGTGGGTGCACCTCAGACACATGCCTTTCCATCATCAGGTTTTGCTGCGGCTCCTGTCCATTTGTCTCCATCACAGTTCAATCCCTCAAGTATGCTGCCAATATTTGGTCCTCGGCCAGTTGTCACAGTGGGATTTACTCCGGTTCCCCAGAATCCTTCACTTATTACCTCCGGGCCACAGCAACCACAAGTTCTGCAGAGGCCATACATTTCACATCCGCCACCTTTGTCAGCTTCACAACCTGCACCTATTCAATCAAATGTCACATCACCACAATTATCTACTAACCAGTCAGCACCAACTGGGCCCACCCAGTTTGGGAGTTCAATATCTATTTCTTACCAGCCACCTTATGCTGGATCATCTATAGTACCAGTGAACACTCCAACATCCATTGGAGCTGGAAATATGATGTCAATGACCCCTGCAACAACTGGTCTGCAGGGCCACCCCTCCATGGCTTCTCATCCTTTGGCTGTGTCCAGAGCTGCACCGCCAAATATCTTTCCAATTACCCAGCAATCTGCTTTGCAGTCAGCTGGTGCTGCAGTTAATCATCCCGCAAATGTCCCATACTTCAACTCTAGTTCCCACTTCCAACAGGGGCTTTCACTTTCTCCACTACCTTCAGCAGCAAAAGTACCTGGTCCCATGCAGTCTGTTATGCCACGAGCTGTGATACCTAATTCATCTCCCAATGTGGTACCAGGATCCACCCCTCTTCTTTCACCAGTGACATCTTCATCAACACTACTACATCCAGCTTCAGGAATTCCTAATTCTGGTCCTGCTGGTGCTGTCAGTTTTAATGCCATTAACCCTGCAAATATGACTGCTCCCAGACCACAGCAACCCAGCTCAAATGATTTTACTTTTCAGCCTCACCGGCCACACAATCCAGCCCTTGAAGTTGCTCATAGACCAAATACTCAACCTATACTTTTACATCCAAATCAATCAGCACAGCCATATCAGGAATCTCAGATTTCACCTGTTCAGCCAGGAATGCACATGTTGAGACTACCACCTGCAAATCCAGGGTTTTCTAGGCCTAATGTTGGCAATCAAATGATGCAGCCTAGAGCTCAAACGTCTGTTAACTTTCCCAGTAGTCCAACAGCGCTTCTGGGTCCACCTAGGCATGCACCATTTCCAGGTTCGAATGCTGCTCCTCTACTGCAACCAAGAAACTTCAATTTAGATCCCCCATTCGTCAATGCAGATGGAATTCCTCGAGCAGGGGGCCCAATGCAAATTCAGCAAAACTACCCTCCATCGGCAACTAGGCCGCCAAGTTTTGTTGCTCCAAATCAACATATTAACAGTAATATTTCCTTTCAACCTGCTGCTGGGCTATCTTCTAGAGCTTCTGGAGTACAGCAAGTGTATGATCCCTTCTCGCCAACATCTGTTTCTCTTAATACTCATTTAAGCAGTAACAGAGCAAAGATTCAGAAACAGGAGAGTGATCCAGAGTACGAAGACCTGATGGCCTCAGTCGGTGTAAAGTAA